From one Halosimplex rubrum genomic stretch:
- a CDS encoding ATP-dependent helicase gives MGGRELLDAADVGVDAAGVEIDDGHVLDLLEPPVREWWVEQFGAFVPENGGFFTPPQKEAVPLIHEGENALIAAPTGSGKTLASFSAVINELFRRERADGLENSVYCLYVSPLKSLANDIHRNLEVPLDGITEKLDDRGEDAEIRHAIRHGDTSDSERQKMLRETPHILNTTPETLAILLNSPKFREKLRTVEYVVVDEIHSLAENKRGTHLSVSLERLEALADGSPTRIGCSATVEPLDAMAEFLVGQETPGGDPRDYELVDARFAREFDVELTCPTDDLVNTPPGVVNDRFYRDLHDLIGDHTNTLVFTNTRSGAERVLQNLRERTDDYDEDNSGCHHGSLSKERRQEIERALKSGELDVVTTSTSLELGIDMPHIDLVVQVGSPKSVASLLQRVGRAGHQLGETVTGRVVALDRDELVECAVMLKKAEEGFVDRVFVPERAQDVAAQHVYGMAIAEIRPEAEIRGILERAYPYRTYTDEEWESLMRYLTADYEGMADKNVYAKVWRDTNDAPDGEHHYEEYPVGERLMGKRGRLARVIYMTNIGTIPDSFTCDVFTRSGDEWVGQLDESYLDTLESGDVFVLGGQNFEYRYRRGSKVYVDPTSARPTVPSWFSERLPLSYDLGREILTFQRELLDKMERGSVGAVRHWLREYPLDENSVRAVARMFEEQVKYAGFESVSTDERLVVEEELDREEYERRYYVHSNYGRRFNDGLSRLLAYRIAQEANANVQVAVADNGFSLSMPLNRKVDVLGVVDDIHPADVRADLRASLEGTDLLQRYFRIDATRALMILKRYKGYEKSAAEQQMNSEMLLGFAEDLEGFAVIEETYREILEDKLNVGAIEDVLAAIDRDEVAVEHCRVRSPSPRAFGLATLMASDVVLAEDESEVLQRFHERVMEEIGDEGAEPGLGAN, from the coding sequence ATGGGAGGACGCGAGCTGTTGGACGCGGCAGACGTGGGTGTCGACGCCGCCGGTGTCGAGATCGACGACGGCCACGTACTCGACCTGCTGGAACCGCCGGTCCGGGAGTGGTGGGTCGAGCAGTTCGGCGCGTTCGTCCCCGAGAACGGCGGCTTCTTCACGCCGCCCCAGAAGGAGGCCGTCCCGCTCATCCACGAGGGCGAGAACGCACTTATCGCCGCTCCGACAGGTTCGGGGAAGACGCTGGCGAGTTTCTCGGCGGTGATCAACGAGCTGTTCCGCCGCGAGCGCGCCGACGGGCTGGAAAACTCCGTCTACTGCCTGTACGTCTCCCCGCTGAAGTCGCTCGCCAACGACATCCACCGCAACCTCGAAGTGCCCCTCGACGGGATCACCGAGAAGTTGGACGACCGCGGCGAGGACGCCGAGATCCGCCACGCGATCCGTCACGGCGACACGAGCGACAGCGAACGCCAGAAGATGCTTCGGGAGACGCCCCACATCCTCAATACGACGCCCGAGACCCTCGCCATCCTCCTGAACAGCCCCAAATTCCGGGAGAAACTGCGGACGGTGGAGTACGTCGTCGTCGACGAGATCCACAGCCTCGCCGAGAACAAGCGCGGGACCCACCTCTCGGTATCGCTGGAGCGGCTGGAGGCGCTCGCCGACGGGTCGCCGACCCGCATCGGCTGCTCGGCGACGGTCGAACCGCTCGACGCGATGGCGGAGTTCCTCGTGGGACAGGAGACGCCCGGCGGCGACCCGCGCGACTACGAACTCGTCGACGCCCGCTTCGCCCGGGAGTTCGACGTGGAACTGACGTGTCCGACCGACGATCTGGTGAACACGCCGCCGGGCGTCGTCAACGACCGCTTCTATCGGGACCTCCACGACCTGATCGGCGACCACACCAACACGCTGGTGTTCACCAACACCCGGTCGGGCGCCGAGCGCGTCCTGCAGAACCTCCGCGAGCGAACGGACGACTACGACGAGGACAACTCGGGCTGTCACCACGGCAGCCTCTCGAAGGAGCGCCGCCAGGAGATCGAACGCGCCCTCAAATCGGGCGAGCTCGACGTCGTGACGACCTCGACGAGCCTGGAGCTGGGGATCGACATGCCCCACATCGACCTCGTCGTACAGGTCGGATCCCCGAAGTCCGTCGCGTCCCTCCTCCAGCGGGTGGGGCGGGCGGGCCACCAGCTCGGCGAGACGGTGACGGGACGGGTCGTCGCCCTGGACCGGGACGAACTCGTCGAGTGCGCGGTGATGCTCAAGAAGGCCGAGGAGGGGTTCGTCGACCGGGTGTTCGTCCCCGAGCGGGCCCAGGACGTGGCCGCCCAGCACGTCTACGGCATGGCCATCGCCGAGATCCGCCCCGAAGCGGAGATCCGCGGGATCCTCGAACGAGCGTACCCCTATCGGACGTATACCGACGAGGAGTGGGAGTCGCTCATGCGCTATCTCACCGCCGATTACGAGGGGATGGCGGACAAGAACGTCTACGCGAAGGTGTGGCGCGACACCAACGACGCGCCCGACGGCGAGCACCACTACGAGGAGTACCCCGTCGGCGAGCGCCTGATGGGCAAGCGCGGCCGGCTCGCGCGGGTCATCTACATGACCAACATCGGCACCATCCCCGATTCGTTTACCTGCGACGTGTTCACCCGCTCGGGCGACGAGTGGGTCGGGCAACTGGACGAGTCGTACCTCGACACCCTCGAATCCGGCGACGTGTTCGTCCTCGGCGGCCAGAACTTCGAGTACCGCTACCGCCGCGGGTCGAAGGTGTACGTCGACCCGACGAGCGCTCGCCCGACCGTCCCGTCGTGGTTCTCCGAACGGCTGCCCCTCTCCTACGACCTCGGTCGCGAGATCCTGACCTTCCAGCGGGAACTGCTGGACAAGATGGAACGGGGGAGCGTCGGCGCCGTGCGCCACTGGCTGCGGGAGTACCCGCTCGACGAGAACAGCGTCCGCGCGGTCGCGCGGATGTTCGAGGAGCAGGTGAAGTACGCCGGTTTCGAGAGCGTCAGCACCGACGAGCGGCTGGTCGTCGAGGAGGAACTCGACCGCGAGGAGTACGAGCGCCGGTACTACGTCCACTCGAACTACGGCCGGCGGTTCAACGACGGGCTCTCGCGGCTGCTGGCCTACCGGATCGCACAGGAGGCCAACGCCAACGTCCAGGTCGCCGTCGCCGACAACGGCTTCTCCCTGTCGATGCCGCTCAACCGGAAGGTCGACGTGCTCGGCGTCGTCGACGACATCCACCCCGCCGACGTGCGCGCGGACCTGCGCGCCAGCCTGGAGGGGACCGACCTGCTCCAGCGCTATTTCCGGATCGACGCGACGCGGGCGCTGATGATCCTCAAACGCTACAAGGGCTACGAGAAGTCCGCGGCCGAACAGCAGATGAACTCCGAGATGCTGCTCGGGTTCGCAGAGGACCTGGAGGGGTTTGCCGTGATCGAGGAGACCTACCGCGAGATCCTCGAAGACAAGCTCAACGTCGGGGCCATCGAGGACGTGCTGGCGGCCATCGACCGCGACGAGGTCGCCGTCGAGCACTGCCGCGTCCGGTCGCCGTCGCCCCGCGCCTTCGGCCTCGCGACGCTGATGGCCTCGGACGTGGTGCTCGCCGAGGACGAGAGCGAGGTGCTCCAGCGGTTTCACGAGCGGGTCATGGAGGAGATCGGCGACGAGGGCGCCGAACCCGGCCTCGGCGCGAACTGA
- a CDS encoding PKD domain-containing protein, producing MISGEETAEESEPSEPASTDRRSTLKLAGGAVAGVSLFGASHAAASDPEPEIRFDDQESDGTSFILAYAATDADAFVVVGREGFADVVGDPSNRIELGAGDTVEDVQLHPDSGVLSEGTHELTARLQESNGGTLATDDATVRVEDAPEITEGFDARLVEADPEAGFSYPYFLYAPDHVSSAPDAPVLVEPNNTGTSTDDFDRHLERARGRAEGGAGVLADRIDAPLVVPVFPRPQAEPVDWTHYVHQLDDTTMGIDGGPLERVDRQLLRMVEDARAELAAADYPVADGIMLNGFSASGNFADRFAVLHPREVVSVTAGGLNGMAILPAAEREGRELPYHVGVANVESLTGEPFDPDALDEVNQFLYMGAEDDNDTIPYDDAWTDEDLRELALDVYGEDMVAERFPTCQEVYREAGIDAAFRVYEGVGHTPRPATDDIVEVHRRSVRGEDIDDVGDTLVATIGFDVGSAEGGAVEFDAGQSDGGITELTRFLWDFGDGHTAFGETVTHEFAEPGEYRVALVAIADDGTESSAETVVSVGRDGDVSVREDGTAETDHGTTASATPDGTATADGAATTASATGRPDTPTGGAATATAPETETDAASDGPTASDADDGTAGSGPGFGVVGALAGIGGAVHAFRCRFGRDTEER from the coding sequence GTGATATCAGGCGAGGAGACCGCCGAGGAGAGCGAGCCTTCGGAACCGGCGTCGACCGACCGCCGGTCGACACTCAAGCTGGCCGGCGGCGCTGTCGCCGGCGTGAGCCTGTTCGGCGCGTCTCACGCGGCCGCGTCCGACCCGGAGCCGGAGATCCGCTTCGACGACCAGGAGTCGGACGGGACGTCGTTCATCCTCGCGTACGCCGCGACCGACGCGGACGCGTTCGTGGTCGTCGGGCGAGAGGGGTTCGCGGACGTCGTCGGCGACCCGTCGAACCGCATCGAACTCGGCGCCGGCGACACCGTCGAAGACGTGCAACTCCACCCCGACAGCGGGGTGCTCTCGGAGGGAACCCACGAGCTCACGGCCCGCTTACAGGAGTCCAACGGCGGCACGCTCGCCACCGACGACGCGACGGTACGGGTCGAGGACGCCCCGGAGATAACGGAGGGATTCGACGCGCGACTCGTCGAGGCCGATCCGGAGGCGGGGTTCAGCTATCCGTATTTCCTGTACGCTCCGGACCACGTGAGTTCGGCGCCCGACGCGCCGGTCCTGGTGGAGCCGAACAACACGGGAACGTCGACCGACGACTTCGATCGGCACCTGGAACGCGCCCGGGGTCGCGCGGAGGGCGGCGCCGGGGTGCTCGCCGACCGGATCGACGCGCCGCTGGTGGTCCCGGTGTTCCCGCGCCCGCAGGCGGAGCCGGTCGACTGGACCCACTACGTCCACCAGCTCGACGACACGACGATGGGGATCGACGGCGGCCCGCTCGAACGGGTCGACCGGCAGCTCCTCCGGATGGTCGAAGACGCGCGAGCGGAACTCGCGGCGGCGGACTACCCCGTCGCCGACGGGATCATGCTCAACGGCTTCTCGGCGTCGGGCAACTTCGCCGACCGGTTCGCCGTGCTCCACCCCCGGGAGGTCGTCTCGGTGACCGCCGGCGGGCTGAACGGTATGGCGATCCTCCCCGCTGCCGAGCGTGAGGGCCGCGAGCTCCCGTATCACGTCGGCGTCGCGAACGTCGAATCGCTTACCGGCGAGCCGTTCGACCCCGACGCGCTCGACGAGGTGAACCAGTTCCTCTACATGGGGGCCGAAGACGACAACGACACCATCCCCTACGACGACGCGTGGACCGACGAGGACCTGCGCGAACTGGCGCTCGACGTGTACGGCGAGGACATGGTCGCCGAGCGGTTCCCGACCTGCCAGGAGGTCTACCGCGAGGCCGGCATCGACGCCGCGTTTCGGGTGTACGAGGGCGTCGGACACACGCCCCGTCCCGCGACGGACGACATCGTCGAGGTCCACCGGCGGAGCGTCCGAGGGGAGGACATCGACGACGTGGGCGACACGCTCGTGGCCACTATCGGCTTCGATGTCGGGTCCGCGGAGGGCGGCGCCGTCGAGTTCGACGCCGGCCAGAGCGACGGCGGCATCACCGAACTGACCAGATTCCTCTGGGACTTCGGCGACGGCCACACGGCGTTCGGGGAGACGGTCACCCACGAGTTCGCGGAGCCCGGCGAGTACCGCGTCGCGCTCGTCGCGATCGCCGACGACGGGACCGAGTCCAGCGCTGAAACGGTCGTCTCGGTCGGCCGCGACGGCGACGTGAGCGTCCGCGAGGACGGGACCGCCGAGACGGACCACGGCACCACCGCTTCCGCCACTCCGGACGGGACCGCCACTGCGGACGGCGCAGCGACCACCGCCTCCGCCACCGGCAGACCCGACACACCGACCGGCGGAGCGGCAACTGCGACCGCCCCGGAAACCGAAACCGACGCCGCGAGCGACGGACCCACAGCCTCGGACGCCGACGACGGGACTGCCGGGAGCGGTCCCGGATTCGGCGTGGTCGGCGCGCTCGCCGGGATCGGCGGCGCTGTCCACGCGTTCCGATGTCGATTCGGCAGAGACACCGAGGAGCGCTAG
- a CDS encoding MBL fold metallo-hydrolase codes for MRVTFLGTGSAMPTGDRFQTGLLLESAGGNLLVDCGGGALHGLQRTDAGYEGVDAVLLTHHHLDHVSDLMALLKARWLAGATELTIAGPAGTEGLVTDLLDVHEYLQDRLDLSFREVGPESFSLAGFDIAGMEVRHSMYCLAYRFAEAEPTVSEPPAGDRPAFVFSGDTEAFRGLIDFADGAAVLAHDCSFPDSVDVDNHPTPSELGAVLAEADGEVGRVYLTHLYPHTDGHHDEMLDSIGDHYDGDVRFASDGLSVDIE; via the coding sequence ATGCGCGTGACCTTCCTCGGGACCGGGAGCGCCATGCCGACCGGCGACCGGTTCCAGACCGGCCTCCTGCTGGAGTCCGCCGGTGGGAATCTGCTCGTCGACTGCGGCGGCGGCGCCCTCCACGGTCTCCAGCGGACCGACGCGGGCTACGAGGGCGTCGACGCCGTCCTGTTGACCCACCACCACCTCGACCACGTCTCGGACCTCATGGCGCTGCTGAAGGCCCGATGGCTCGCTGGCGCGACCGAACTGACGATCGCCGGTCCGGCGGGCACCGAGGGTCTCGTGACCGACCTGCTCGACGTTCACGAGTATCTGCAGGACCGGCTGGATCTGTCCTTCCGGGAAGTGGGGCCGGAGTCGTTCTCGCTGGCCGGCTTCGACATCGCTGGGATGGAGGTCCGCCACTCGATGTACTGTCTGGCCTACCGGTTCGCGGAGGCGGAACCGACGGTGTCGGAGCCGCCGGCCGGCGACCGCCCGGCGTTCGTCTTCAGCGGCGACACCGAGGCGTTCCGCGGACTGATCGACTTCGCCGACGGCGCCGCCGTGCTCGCCCACGACTGCTCGTTCCCGGACAGCGTCGACGTGGACAACCATCCCACCCCGAGCGAGCTGGGTGCGGTGCTGGCCGAGGCCGACGGGGAAGTGGGCCGAGTGTACCTGACCCACCTCTACCCCCACACCGACGGCCACCACGACGAGATGCTGGATTCGATCGGCGACCACTACGACGGCGACGTTCGCTTCGCCTCCGACGGGCTCTCGGTCGACATAGAGTGA
- a CDS encoding pyridoxamine 5'-phosphate oxidase family protein: METVTGDWDRDRTEQFLDERTIPVRLATHTPGGGLWMLSLWYRYRDGHLECATGANAKVVRYLRENPAVAFEISTNDVPYRGVRGAGTADIAPDEDKTVLRDLVERYLGDTDSKLARRLLSPDRDEVRIRVDVDRAYTWDFSDRMGEGE, translated from the coding sequence ATGGAGACCGTCACCGGCGACTGGGACCGCGACCGGACCGAACAGTTCCTCGACGAGCGGACCATCCCGGTGCGCCTCGCGACCCACACACCGGGAGGCGGCCTCTGGATGCTCTCGCTGTGGTACCGCTACCGCGACGGCCACCTGGAGTGCGCCACCGGTGCGAACGCCAAAGTCGTCCGGTACCTCCGGGAGAACCCCGCGGTCGCCTTCGAGATATCGACCAACGACGTGCCCTACCGCGGCGTCCGCGGCGCGGGCACCGCCGATATCGCCCCCGACGAGGACAAGACCGTCCTCCGGGACCTCGTCGAGCGGTACCTCGGCGACACCGACTCGAAACTCGCCCGGAGACTCCTCTCGCCCGACCGCGACGAGGTCCGGATCCGCGTCGACGTCGACCGCGCCTACACCTGGGACTTCTCCGACCGGATGGGCGAGGGGGAGTGA
- a CDS encoding sensor histidine kinase — protein sequence MGFEQRQDFARQVADLNKYGQALNQCESVDEVVSLTLEAVTILFELTDVTVVEVRDGDLHVVGSTNPEVSAGGAPGDVARRAHETGETVTVTGEAAGIADDADTAATLAVPEGIVDEPICVLVVRSSSPDEFGDEVVRPMEILATHAATAISNIRSRERLERARQDLETRKEMIEMYDRLLRHDIGNDLQIIAGFADAVAEKVEDEQAGEYVSKIERAASNSADLIERVGDLMSTLEAQREPEPRDLRPLLEATVDDVTDQYESLSAEFDPDDFDYRVYAGDLLDSVFTNVLTNAAVHNEGDVTVDLYAEAPAPDRLVVGMADDGVGIDPDLRGEIFEMGVKGPDSEGTGFGLGFVRALTESYGGTVAVRGSDAGGADFRVTLERV from the coding sequence ATGGGATTCGAACAACGCCAGGACTTCGCGCGGCAGGTCGCCGACCTCAACAAGTACGGGCAGGCGCTGAACCAGTGCGAGTCCGTCGACGAGGTCGTCTCGCTGACGCTGGAGGCGGTCACCATCCTCTTCGAGCTGACCGACGTGACCGTCGTCGAGGTCCGCGACGGCGACCTCCACGTCGTCGGGAGCACGAACCCCGAGGTCTCAGCCGGCGGGGCGCCCGGCGATGTGGCCCGGCGCGCCCACGAGACCGGCGAGACCGTCACCGTCACCGGTGAGGCGGCGGGGATCGCCGACGACGCCGACACCGCGGCGACGCTGGCCGTCCCCGAGGGGATCGTCGACGAGCCGATCTGCGTGCTCGTCGTCCGCTCGTCGAGCCCCGACGAGTTCGGCGACGAGGTGGTCCGACCCATGGAGATCCTCGCCACTCACGCCGCGACGGCGATCAGCAACATCCGGTCGCGCGAGCGCCTCGAACGCGCCCGGCAGGACCTCGAGACCCGCAAGGAGATGATCGAGATGTACGACCGGCTCCTGCGCCACGACATCGGCAACGACCTGCAGATCATCGCCGGGTTCGCCGACGCCGTCGCGGAGAAGGTCGAGGACGAACAGGCCGGCGAGTACGTCAGCAAGATCGAACGCGCCGCGAGTAACTCCGCGGACCTCATCGAGCGGGTGGGCGACCTGATGTCGACGCTCGAAGCCCAGCGCGAGCCCGAACCGCGGGACCTGCGCCCGCTGCTCGAGGCCACCGTCGACGACGTGACCGACCAGTACGAGTCGCTCTCCGCCGAATTCGACCCCGACGACTTCGACTATCGCGTCTACGCCGGCGACCTGCTCGATTCGGTGTTCACCAACGTCCTCACCAACGCCGCCGTCCACAACGAGGGCGACGTGACCGTCGACCTGTACGCCGAGGCGCCCGCGCCCGACCGCCTCGTCGTCGGAATGGCCGACGACGGGGTCGGTATCGACCCCGACCTGCGCGGGGAGATCTTCGAGATGGGCGTCAAGGGCCCCGACAGCGAGGGGACCGGGTTCGGGCTCGGGTTCGTCCGCGCGCTCACAGAGTCCTACGGCGGGACCGTCGCCGTCCGCGGGAGCGACGCCGGCGGCGCGGACTTCCGGGTGACCCTCGAACGGGTCTGA
- a CDS encoding mRNA surveillance protein pelota, whose translation MQVNDRHPTTEGRERVTLVPESLDDLWHLTYIVEPGDLVSGDTTRRIQRNDDDMRDTGGEREHMWAELEVDDVEFAKFANRLRVGGVIVDCSREDQLDFHHTLNVEPFEELEVEKVWKPDQDDRLSEAVEATENPDVAIATVEEGEAHVHTVAQYGTEERASITGPTGKAAWGDGSRPREELFEELGTVLARMDVEAIILAGPGFTKQDALDYIQENERDLADRITTVDTTGVGDRGVHEVLKRGAVDEVQTQTRISAEADLVDELTERIATGSEVAYGPEQVAEAADFGAIEQLLVLDERLRAERGDEGEWDIDVDAVIETTEQKGGEVTVFSGEFDPGQQLRNLGGIAALLRYRID comes from the coding sequence ATGCAGGTCAACGACCGCCACCCGACGACGGAGGGTCGGGAGCGGGTCACCCTCGTCCCGGAGAGCCTGGACGACCTCTGGCACCTCACCTACATCGTCGAGCCGGGCGATCTCGTCTCCGGCGACACGACGCGGCGCATCCAGCGCAACGACGACGACATGCGCGACACCGGCGGCGAGCGCGAACACATGTGGGCCGAACTGGAGGTCGACGACGTGGAGTTCGCCAAGTTCGCCAACCGCCTGCGCGTCGGCGGCGTCATCGTCGACTGTTCGCGGGAGGACCAGCTCGATTTCCACCACACGCTCAACGTCGAACCGTTCGAGGAGCTGGAGGTCGAGAAGGTCTGGAAGCCCGACCAGGACGACCGGCTCTCCGAAGCGGTCGAGGCGACCGAGAACCCGGACGTGGCGATCGCGACCGTCGAGGAGGGCGAGGCCCACGTCCACACCGTCGCCCAGTACGGGACCGAGGAGCGCGCCTCGATCACCGGCCCGACCGGCAAGGCCGCGTGGGGCGACGGCTCGCGGCCCCGCGAGGAGCTGTTCGAGGAACTGGGGACGGTCCTCGCCCGGATGGACGTGGAAGCGATCATCCTCGCCGGTCCCGGCTTCACGAAGCAGGACGCGCTCGACTACATCCAGGAGAACGAGCGGGACCTGGCCGACCGGATCACGACCGTCGACACCACCGGCGTCGGCGACCGCGGCGTCCACGAGGTGCTCAAACGGGGGGCCGTCGACGAGGTCCAGACCCAGACGCGCATCTCCGCGGAGGCCGACCTGGTCGACGAGCTGACCGAGCGCATCGCCACGGGATCGGAGGTCGCCTACGGGCCCGAGCAGGTCGCCGAGGCGGCCGACTTCGGCGCCATCGAGCAGTTGCTCGTCCTCGACGAGCGGCTGCGCGCCGAGCGCGGCGACGAGGGCGAGTGGGACATCGACGTCGACGCCGTCATCGAGACCACCGAGCAGAAGGGCGGCGAGGTGACCGTCTTCTCCGGCGAGTTCGACCCCGGCCAGCAACTGCGCAACCTCGGTGGCATCGCCGCGCTGCTGCGCTACCGGATCGACTGA
- the folD gene encoding bifunctional methylenetetrahydrofolate dehydrogenase/methenyltetrahydrofolate cyclohydrolase FolD, with the protein MTEIIDGNAVAEDVRADVSDAVDDLAESDVTPTLATVLMSDDPASETYVSMKQNDCEEVGIDTVDVELDSDADAAELYDTIDELNADDDVNGILVQMPVPDHVDDRRVLRSIDPEKDVDGLHPENIGRLVAGDARYKPCTPHGIQRLLAAAEVETEGKEAVVVGRSRLVGKPMANLFIQYGDGGNATTTVCHSRTEDLAEKTRSADILVAAAGVPEMIDGSMVGEGAVVIDVGINQVDADTEKGYELVGDVDFESAEEKASAITPVPGGVGPMTRAMLLYNTVNAAALQSGVDSTL; encoded by the coding sequence ATGACCGAGATCATCGACGGCAACGCGGTCGCCGAGGACGTGCGCGCCGACGTGAGCGACGCGGTGGACGATCTGGCCGAGTCGGACGTGACGCCCACGCTCGCGACGGTGCTGATGAGCGACGACCCCGCCAGCGAGACCTACGTCTCGATGAAGCAGAACGACTGCGAGGAGGTCGGCATCGACACCGTCGACGTGGAACTGGACTCCGACGCCGACGCCGCGGAGCTGTACGACACCATCGACGAACTCAACGCCGACGACGACGTGAACGGTATCCTCGTCCAGATGCCCGTTCCCGACCACGTCGACGACCGGCGCGTCCTCCGCAGCATCGACCCCGAGAAGGACGTGGACGGCCTCCACCCGGAGAACATCGGCCGGCTCGTCGCCGGTGACGCCCGCTACAAGCCCTGCACGCCCCACGGCATCCAGCGCCTGCTCGCGGCGGCCGAGGTCGAGACCGAGGGCAAGGAGGCCGTCGTCGTCGGTCGCTCGCGGCTGGTCGGCAAGCCGATGGCGAACCTGTTCATCCAGTACGGCGACGGCGGCAACGCGACCACCACCGTCTGCCACTCCCGGACGGAGGACCTCGCCGAGAAGACCCGGAGCGCGGACATCCTCGTCGCCGCCGCCGGCGTCCCGGAGATGATCGACGGCTCGATGGTCGGCGAGGGCGCGGTCGTGATCGACGTGGGCATCAATCAGGTCGACGCCGACACCGAGAAGGGCTACGAGCTGGTGGGTGACGTGGACTTCGAGAGCGCCGAGGAGAAGGCGTCGGCCATCACCCCCGTTCCGGGCGGCGTCGGTCCGATGACCCGCGCGATGCTCCTGTACAACACCGTCAACGCCGCCGCGCTGCAGTCCGGCGTCGACAGCACGCTGTAG
- a CDS encoding DUF7117 family protein has protein sequence MKIRGERECQECGARWSYYETGSVVCPDCGSIRSVGLDDPTEHTAGNARLDLTEIRALVDDQSLADVAEAAAERCREYVRQCGFVSGGELRPLDDTYLAAVELRLAGEEVARAMRLSDDEEYYFLELLRGADEGERPPADEVPESMRAVRGLAYARAVDAYRSDLRRYLDDHPDATVRSLLTTLRDHQKRIEALDGDVSPRTAGELVYVVRAVGRALADGDETALAEAQNRLEGFEIDL, from the coding sequence ATGAAGATCCGCGGCGAGCGCGAGTGTCAGGAGTGCGGGGCTCGCTGGTCGTACTACGAGACGGGGAGCGTCGTCTGCCCGGACTGCGGCAGCATCCGGAGCGTCGGGCTCGACGACCCCACCGAGCACACCGCCGGCAACGCCCGACTGGACCTGACGGAGATCCGCGCCCTCGTCGACGACCAGTCGCTCGCGGACGTGGCCGAGGCGGCCGCCGAGCGCTGTCGGGAGTACGTCCGCCAGTGCGGATTCGTCAGCGGCGGCGAGTTGCGCCCGCTCGACGACACCTACCTCGCGGCGGTCGAACTCCGCCTGGCCGGGGAGGAAGTCGCCCGGGCGATGCGGCTCTCCGACGACGAGGAGTACTACTTCCTCGAACTGCTGCGGGGCGCCGACGAGGGCGAACGCCCGCCCGCCGACGAGGTGCCCGAGTCGATGCGCGCGGTCCGCGGCCTCGCCTACGCCCGCGCGGTCGACGCCTACCGCTCGGACCTGCGCCGGTACCTCGACGACCACCCCGACGCGACCGTCCGGTCGCTGCTGACGACCCTGCGGGACCACCAGAAGCGGATCGAGGCGCTCGACGGCGACGTGTCCCCGCGCACCGCGGGCGAACTCGTCTACGTCGTCCGCGCCGTCGGCCGCGCGCTCGCCGACGGCGACGAGACCGCTCTCGCCGAGGCCCAGAACCGACTCGAGGGGTTCGAGATCGACCTCTGA
- a CDS encoding amphi-Trp domain-containing protein, with product MVETVLFEDERRLTRTDVASYLRTIADRLETGEPLTLETAADSVTVDVPREVEFEVKVEREGPAEAAGELGLELELEWDEDAETAGDSLSIQ from the coding sequence ATGGTCGAAACAGTCCTCTTCGAAGACGAGCGACGACTCACCCGGACGGACGTGGCCTCGTACCTCCGGACCATCGCCGACCGGCTGGAGACCGGCGAGCCGCTGACCCTCGAAACCGCTGCGGACTCCGTCACGGTCGACGTGCCGCGCGAGGTCGAGTTCGAGGTGAAAGTCGAGCGCGAGGGGCCGGCCGAGGCGGCCGGCGAACTCGGCCTGGAACTCGAACTCGAGTGGGACGAGGACGCCGAGACGGCCGGTGACTCGCTGTCCATCCAGTAG
- a CDS encoding PadR family transcriptional regulator has translation MYDLTGFQRDLLYVIAGKDEPHGLAIKEELEEYYEKEIHHGRLYPNLDTLVDKGLVEKGQRDRRTNFYSLTRRGRREIEARREWEEQYVDL, from the coding sequence ATGTACGACCTGACAGGATTCCAGCGTGACTTGCTGTACGTCATCGCGGGGAAGGACGAGCCACACGGGCTGGCGATCAAGGAGGAACTCGAGGAGTACTACGAGAAGGAGATCCACCACGGTCGGCTGTATCCGAACCTGGACACGCTCGTCGACAAGGGACTCGTCGAGAAGGGCCAGCGCGACCGACGGACGAACTTCTACAGCCTCACCCGGCGCGGCCGACGCGAGATCGAGGCCCGCCGCGAGTGGGAAGAGCAGTACGTCGACCTCTAG